In one Mycobacterium sp. NBC_00419 genomic region, the following are encoded:
- a CDS encoding phytoene desaturase family protein, which translates to MSEQREFDAIVIGAGAGGLFTAARLAHKGYRTLVLERLDKVGGRASTDDIDGFKVNNGAIVIEVGGITQQTCNEVGAAFDIREPSPPILYRIAGKDVDVTGGGWGLLLGKLTRQGAKLVKGIGAARADSGLPEDELTTAEWVSKYTKNEGVHGIFRNMCASVFAVGSEDLPARVFLTYFTRKSAFKRFGFHPEGTIGIWRALANVVTAKGGEVWLSTQVTKIVVEGTKVTGVHAERDGAAFEISAPIVVSDVGPAATVGLIGADNVPGDYRELVRKGDRPTAMISVNFASQERLIAAPGMLSFAKSRRLAYIANFTDICPEMAPVGWHLYVGTSVPKPSVGDFDETAETELLLEDLRDTIEGFDERARILNVAITRDGWPPQRAVAGFDLPRDTPFEGLWNVGDAVKEYANGGTTACAETAQLVVEDIVATFSLAKSG; encoded by the coding sequence GTGTCCGAACAACGAGAGTTCGACGCCATCGTGATCGGAGCCGGTGCCGGTGGATTGTTCACCGCCGCGCGGCTTGCTCATAAGGGCTACCGCACCCTGGTGCTGGAGCGTCTGGACAAGGTCGGAGGGCGCGCATCCACCGATGACATCGACGGCTTCAAGGTCAACAACGGGGCAATTGTCATCGAGGTCGGTGGTATCACCCAGCAGACCTGCAACGAGGTCGGAGCCGCATTCGACATCCGCGAACCCAGCCCGCCGATCCTGTACCGGATCGCAGGCAAGGATGTCGACGTCACCGGCGGCGGCTGGGGCCTGCTGCTCGGCAAGTTGACCCGCCAAGGCGCCAAGCTCGTGAAGGGCATCGGCGCGGCGCGCGCCGATTCCGGCCTCCCCGAAGACGAGCTGACCACCGCGGAGTGGGTGTCGAAGTACACCAAAAACGAGGGCGTGCATGGCATCTTCCGCAATATGTGCGCCTCGGTGTTCGCCGTCGGGTCCGAGGATCTGCCGGCCAGGGTGTTCCTGACCTACTTCACCCGCAAGAGCGCTTTCAAACGGTTCGGCTTCCACCCCGAGGGCACCATCGGGATTTGGCGGGCGCTAGCGAACGTAGTGACCGCCAAGGGCGGCGAGGTCTGGTTGTCGACCCAGGTCACCAAGATCGTCGTGGAGGGAACCAAGGTCACCGGAGTTCACGCCGAACGCGACGGCGCCGCCTTCGAGATCTCCGCACCGATCGTGGTCAGTGACGTTGGGCCCGCGGCGACGGTCGGCTTGATCGGAGCTGACAATGTGCCCGGGGACTATCGCGAACTGGTCCGCAAGGGTGACCGGCCCACCGCGATGATCTCGGTCAACTTCGCCAGCCAGGAACGCCTCATTGCGGCGCCGGGCATGCTGAGCTTCGCCAAATCCCGCCGGTTGGCCTACATCGCCAATTTCACCGATATCTGCCCGGAGATGGCGCCGGTGGGTTGGCACCTCTACGTCGGCACCTCGGTGCCCAAGCCGTCGGTCGGTGACTTCGACGAGACGGCCGAGACCGAACTGCTGCTGGAGGATCTGCGCGACACCATCGAGGGCTTCGACGAGCGCGCCAGGATCCTCAACGTTGCGATCACCCGTGACGGCTGGCCGCCGCAGCGCGCCGTCGCCGGTTTCGACCTGCCCCGTGACACTCCGTTCGAGGGGCTGTGGAACGTCGGCGACGCGGTCAAGGAATACGCCAACGGTGGCACGACCGCGTGTGCTGAGACAGCGCAACTGGTCGTCGAGGACATCGTGGCGACTTTTTCGTTGGCCAAGAGTGGCTAG